TAGCACTTATCCAAATATCTTGAGGATCGTGGAGCATCATTAGTCGATATCCTGGAATAGCATACTCTCCAATATGAGCAAACTTTTTATCAATAACGGCATTAGGAATAGGGCTTTTAATTTGACTATCTGATAATAATAATAGCTGTCTTTCTCGGCTTACTCTTAATAAGTTCAGTTCCTGTTGGAGAATAGCGAAATTGGTATCGTGAACTTTCAGTTCCTGCAAATTAGCCTTGGCAGACAATAACCTTGACTCTTGTCCCTCTATATTTGCTTTTGCTTGCGTAAACGTATGCGTTGCTTTAGTGAGATTGAGGTTCGAATCATCCAAGTGTTGCGCCGACGTTAGCTTTTTATCGTGAGCTAGGCTGCCGTAAGCTCACAAGCTTATTAGCCTAATTGTTTTTCATTTTTTTATTGCTTAATATTTTTATTGTGCTGAGAACAGTAACAAAAAACATTGTGAATATAGAAACCAATGCTAAAGATCCAAGAATATCCTTAGTCCACCATTGATGCCCATCTAGAGTTGTAATTGAACTGCTTACATTAAAAATATAAGTTGCTATGAATTCTACAATGATAGCTCCATACATTAACGTAGGTTGTAACCAATGATTCTTTTCGTATATTAGTGTGGCTTCTTCAGGGTATTTTTCACTTTGCGATCGTTGATACAGAGCAAAAAGCTGAAATATTGTGAAG
The sequence above is a segment of the Colwellia sp. 20A7 genome. Coding sequences within it:
- a CDS encoding HlyD family secretion protein gives rise to the protein MDDSNLNLTKATHTFTQAKANIEGQESRLLSAKANLQELKVHDTNFAILQQELNLLRVSRERQLLLLSDSQIKSPIPNAVIDKKFAHIGEYAIPGYRLMMLHDPQDIWISANVKETDITKLHIGDYATVEIDAYPDLEFEATVERIDNATTSQFALLPNPNPSGNFTKVTQRVTVRLAIKQQDNLLKPGMMVVVKIDTRS